A single window of Fibrobacter sp. DNA harbors:
- a CDS encoding TIGR02147 family protein, with the protein MKPIVEYQDYHLLVKDYYEERKRTSYFSWREFAKVAGFSSSTYLRLVSEGKSNLSRVTMDRMVNAMGLSGYEVDYFKAMVNYCNAKDEERKAPYLRQMQTIALEYKVRVVDKEAVEYFDGWKHPVIRELAPLMRGATPGKMAKMCCNEISAAEVSSSLEFLTKAGFLKKDADGAYRQTEKNVTASKEGMAYAVHAMQRKMMEFAADSIDRFGPQERNVSGVTFTVNRECYERISNEIDAFRKKIIAIASEAEDADQIYRLNMQLFPMTWNLNDSREDGNEKESV; encoded by the coding sequence GTGAAGCCGATTGTAGAATATCAAGATTACCACCTTTTGGTCAAGGACTATTACGAGGAACGCAAGAGGACCTCGTACTTTTCTTGGCGTGAGTTCGCGAAAGTGGCAGGCTTTTCTTCTTCGACTTACCTGAGGCTAGTGAGCGAGGGAAAGAGCAACTTGAGCCGCGTTACTATGGACCGCATGGTGAACGCGATGGGACTTTCGGGCTACGAGGTGGATTACTTCAAGGCGATGGTCAATTACTGCAACGCGAAGGATGAGGAGCGCAAGGCTCCGTACCTCAGGCAAATGCAGACGATTGCGCTGGAATACAAGGTGCGCGTCGTGGACAAGGAGGCTGTCGAGTATTTTGACGGCTGGAAACATCCGGTGATCCGCGAACTCGCCCCGTTGATGCGGGGGGCTACCCCGGGTAAGATGGCGAAGATGTGCTGCAACGAAATCTCCGCTGCGGAGGTGAGTTCTTCGCTCGAATTTCTGACTAAGGCGGGCTTCTTGAAGAAGGATGCCGATGGAGCCTATCGCCAGACCGAAAAGAACGTGACTGCGTCCAAGGAAGGCATGGCTTATGCCGTACACGCAATGCAGCGTAAAATGATGGAGTTCGCCGCGGATTCCATCGACAGGTTCGGTCCGCAAGAGCGCAATGTTTCGGGTGTCACCTTTACGGTCAACCGCGAATGTTACGAGCGCATCTCAAACGAAATCGACGCGTTCAGGAAAAAGATTATCGCAATCGCATCGGAAGCCGAAGATGCCGACCAGATTTACCGTCTGAACATGCAGCTATTCCCGATGACTTGGAATTTGAATGATTCAAGGGAGGATGGAAATGAAAAAGAATCTGTATAG
- a CDS encoding sugar MFS transporter — translation MFLLVVIYVAFIGLGLPDTVLGAAWPLMQRDMHAPLSAAGLLSIIVSVGTIVSSLLTPKLLRLIGTGKLVFVSIALTALASVGYGFSTAFWMMCLFAIPMGIGAGAIDVSLNNFAAIHLESKHTSWLHASWGIGACLGPALLAGSAFFGFGWRGAYEMVAFLLAIIAVMMLASLPMWKRRERGDSRLQQTSSTPDISLRAALRVPGMKLSFLTFFFYSSLEISTSLWCGTYLVARGFEPEVGALAVSLMFASVMVGRILSGFFAIRFTDMRLVHAGIAIVVVGCLVLVFPLPLWVTPVCICLLGLGCAPVYPSLIHATPARFGEELSGRAISIQMAGSYLGSIIMPPAFGFVASHFSVIVWPIALAFFVGSLLLCVCLLDYVTRRRLNKAFAVERFMDVLQQVKAMDEQRKRARRERRKLRRKQKRAKLAKARTR, via the coding sequence TTGTTCCTGCTGGTTGTCATATACGTCGCGTTTATAGGCCTTGGCCTTCCTGATACTGTACTGGGGGCGGCGTGGCCCCTGATGCAGCGTGACATGCATGCGCCGCTTTCCGCGGCGGGCCTGCTCTCGATTATCGTGAGCGTCGGGACGATTGTCTCGAGCCTGTTGACCCCGAAACTCCTGCGCCTGATCGGTACGGGCAAACTCGTCTTCGTAAGTATCGCGCTTACGGCGCTTGCCTCCGTGGGGTACGGCTTTTCGACCGCATTCTGGATGATGTGCCTGTTCGCAATCCCGATGGGAATTGGGGCGGGCGCCATCGATGTCTCCCTGAACAATTTTGCGGCCATCCACCTGGAATCAAAACATACCAGCTGGCTCCATGCGAGCTGGGGTATCGGCGCGTGCCTCGGTCCCGCGCTCCTAGCGGGCTCTGCGTTCTTCGGGTTCGGCTGGCGGGGCGCCTACGAGATGGTCGCCTTCCTGCTCGCTATTATCGCGGTCATGATGCTCGCCTCGCTCCCGATGTGGAAGCGGAGGGAGCGAGGCGATTCCCGCCTGCAACAAACTTCCAGTACACCCGATATTTCATTGCGGGCCGCCTTGCGCGTGCCGGGAATGAAACTCTCGTTCCTGACTTTCTTCTTCTACTCCTCGCTAGAAATTTCGACCAGCCTCTGGTGTGGAACGTACCTGGTGGCAAGGGGATTCGAGCCGGAAGTGGGCGCACTTGCGGTTTCTCTCATGTTCGCATCCGTAATGGTCGGGCGCATCCTCAGCGGTTTTTTCGCCATCCGGTTTACGGACATGCGTCTTGTCCATGCGGGTATCGCGATCGTTGTCGTCGGTTGCCTTGTCCTCGTGTTTCCGCTTCCGCTCTGGGTAACCCCGGTTTGCATCTGCCTGCTCGGTCTCGGGTGCGCTCCCGTTTACCCGTCCCTGATTCATGCCACTCCCGCGCGTTTCGGCGAAGAACTTTCGGGCCGCGCCATCAGCATCCAGATGGCGGGTTCGTACCTGGGGTCCATCATCATGCCGCCCGCGTTCGGCTTCGTGGCGAGCCATTTTTCTGTAATCGTGTGGCCTATCGCCCTCGCGTTCTTTGTGGGTTCGCTCCTGCTCTGCGTGTGCCTTTTGGACTACGTGACGCGCCGGAGGCTCAACAAGGCATTTGCCGTCGAACGATTCATGGACGTGTTGCAACAGGTGAAGGCCATGGATGAACAGCGGAAAAGGGCCCGTCGAGAACGCCGTAAACTCCGTCGAAAACAAAAAAGGGCCAAGCTTGCCAAGGCTCGTACACGCTAA
- a CDS encoding TIGR02171 family protein, which translates to MKRVLCPFLFLFAWFLFACSEGNGVSADYPFGEDDSRMVLMKAKGSTVVLGTTDSSANVIERPSLRVFMDYDFYISRNEVTCGEFNSLMEPATGLVVDCPDDSLPATNMTYFDAVLFANELSKSENRDTAYTYSSKTIDSEKHCVGLEGIEYHPEIATYRLPTEAEWVFAARSNWDPEKAWTSDNSDYKLHPVCSKEDGDGLCDMMGNAMEWANDWLGYFRDTLVLNYVGAPDGGKLSQRVVKGGSFRNRAASLTLYARGDVYTIISSSRADYVGFRLAYGAIPQAAWMGNNGKASSSRVTSLINSSSVYAYTNSYKTKLVFRNDITGNLSFIDYSKGAQSVVEIADTIDSYHPVISPDGKRVAFCTMYEGSRGISELYVRDLNEKGTNLVKLDVESAAIPRWRVLDNGDTVIVYVTSTGVNTNEETFMSTSTWQVPFANGKFGVPQKLFDGAYHGGISKDNRLAVSGASLLRARVADPSSTLEQSARDTVWYNGERACNVSLAQDGSKRTMFLDFAGETGKKFVGNDNAVAAHQYLFIADSTGNLIYSIEAPDGTTFDHTEWANAKANIAVATLTNVNGAHNEIVLLNISGDAPVITLVKGEELWHPDLWSGESIESQGFDELDKDSACVYMTEHSDITTAIMKTKMELFWLYRDTTEVVIIGSSRSFAGVDPELIESYFAVNLSYSAEDLKGTEFFVENYILPLMPKIKYVVLTLDYDRWYVKDGNWNKWFSNIPGYEYDRNHGFWKDGVKADMYAISRGTLNPNELDYFIFTYHRGLFYSETEGWGEDIPDVSEDPAWFDKDDSGMHFNLFTLTRILELCRKANVKVIGVVYPQSPNYLKTGAWGRYGPTREAVKIMQGAVDDLTKAYPNFIVMDENKDGYHDYVAEEFSNMDHLGLKGTEKMSRRLDQKLASW; encoded by the coding sequence ATGAAAAGAGTCCTTTGTCCTTTTCTTTTTTTATTCGCTTGGTTTTTGTTTGCCTGCTCTGAAGGGAACGGGGTGTCCGCTGATTATCCCTTTGGTGAAGACGATAGCAGAATGGTCTTGATGAAGGCCAAGGGTTCCACTGTTGTTCTTGGAACTACTGATTCTAGCGCGAATGTGATTGAACGCCCTTCCCTCAGGGTGTTCATGGATTATGATTTTTATATTTCCCGCAACGAAGTGACTTGTGGCGAATTCAACAGCCTTATGGAACCTGCAACAGGTCTTGTCGTGGATTGTCCTGATGATTCGCTGCCAGCGACGAACATGACTTATTTCGATGCCGTCCTTTTCGCAAACGAACTCAGTAAAAGCGAGAACCGCGATACAGCCTATACCTATTCGTCTAAGACCATCGATTCCGAAAAACACTGTGTCGGTTTAGAGGGAATAGAGTATCATCCTGAGATTGCGACCTATCGCTTGCCGACCGAGGCGGAATGGGTTTTTGCTGCAAGATCGAATTGGGACCCGGAAAAGGCTTGGACATCGGACAATTCGGATTACAAGTTGCATCCTGTTTGCTCCAAGGAAGACGGCGATGGGCTTTGCGACATGATGGGAAACGCGATGGAATGGGCGAACGACTGGCTTGGCTATTTCCGTGATACCCTTGTCCTTAACTACGTGGGGGCTCCCGACGGTGGAAAACTTTCGCAACGCGTTGTAAAGGGTGGATCTTTCCGCAATAGGGCGGCGTCCTTGACGTTGTACGCTCGTGGCGATGTCTATACGATTATTTCCTCGTCTCGTGCTGATTATGTCGGATTCCGCCTCGCGTATGGAGCGATTCCCCAGGCGGCGTGGATGGGGAACAACGGTAAGGCTTCTTCTAGCAGGGTGACGTCGCTTATCAATTCATCTTCGGTATACGCATATACCAATAGTTACAAGACGAAATTGGTATTCCGTAACGATATTACGGGCAACCTTTCCTTCATCGATTATTCCAAGGGCGCTCAGTCCGTGGTAGAAATTGCGGACACGATTGATTCGTATCATCCTGTGATTTCGCCCGACGGAAAACGAGTGGCTTTTTGCACGATGTATGAGGGAAGCAGGGGCATATCGGAACTTTATGTGCGCGATTTGAATGAAAAAGGCACTAATCTTGTCAAGCTCGATGTGGAGAGTGCCGCCATTCCTCGTTGGCGCGTGCTCGACAATGGCGATACGGTCATTGTCTATGTCACCAGTACGGGCGTCAATACCAATGAAGAAACATTCATGTCTACTTCTACTTGGCAGGTTCCTTTTGCGAATGGAAAATTCGGTGTCCCCCAGAAACTTTTTGATGGGGCCTATCACGGCGGCATAAGCAAAGATAACCGTCTGGCGGTATCTGGAGCGAGCCTTCTCCGTGCGCGTGTCGCGGATCCCAGTTCCACGCTGGAACAGTCTGCTCGCGATACGGTGTGGTATAACGGTGAGCGCGCTTGCAATGTGTCGCTCGCGCAAGATGGTAGCAAGCGCACGATGTTCCTGGATTTCGCCGGTGAAACGGGCAAGAAATTTGTTGGCAATGATAACGCTGTTGCTGCCCATCAGTATCTGTTTATCGCGGATAGCACTGGAAATTTGATTTATTCTATCGAAGCGCCGGATGGAACCACGTTTGACCATACGGAATGGGCGAATGCCAAGGCCAATATTGCCGTGGCGACGCTCACTAACGTGAATGGCGCCCATAATGAAATCGTGCTGTTGAACATATCTGGCGATGCGCCCGTTATAACGCTCGTGAAAGGCGAGGAACTGTGGCATCCCGATCTTTGGAGTGGCGAAAGCATCGAAAGTCAGGGTTTCGACGAACTGGATAAAGACAGCGCTTGTGTCTATATGACCGAGCATTCCGATATAACGACTGCGATTATGAAGACCAAGATGGAACTCTTCTGGCTGTACCGCGATACTACGGAAGTTGTCATTATCGGGTCTTCCAGGTCTTTTGCCGGCGTAGATCCGGAACTCATCGAATCCTACTTTGCTGTAAACCTCTCGTATTCCGCCGAAGACCTGAAGGGTACGGAGTTCTTTGTCGAAAATTACATTCTGCCCCTGATGCCGAAAATCAAGTATGTTGTGCTGACGCTGGATTACGACAGGTGGTATGTGAAAGATGGAAATTGGAATAAGTGGTTCTCGAATATTCCGGGTTATGAGTACGACAGGAATCACGGCTTCTGGAAAGACGGCGTAAAGGCCGACATGTATGCCATTTCGAGAGGCACCTTGAACCCGAACGAACTGGATTATTTCATCTTTACTTACCATCGCGGACTGTTCTATTCGGAAACGGAGGGATGGGGCGAAGATATTCCCGATGTGTCGGAAGACCCGGCCTGGTTCGATAAGGACGATTCCGGCATGCACTTTAATCTTTTCACTCTTACGAGGATTCTGGAACTCTGCAGGAAAGCCAATGTAAAGGTTATTGGTGTTGTTTATCCACAATCGCCCAATTATCTTAAAACGGGGGCGTGGGGCCGTTACGGGCCTACCCGCGAGGCGGTCAAGATAATGCAGGGGGCTGTAGACGACTTGACGAAAGCGTATCCGAACTTCATCGTGATGGATGAAAATAAGGATGGTTACCACGACTATGTTGCAGAAGAGTTCTCCAATATGGACCATTTGGGACTTAAGGGAACGGAAAAAATGTCTCGGCGCTTGGACCAGAAATTGGCTTCGTGGTAA
- a CDS encoding tetratricopeptide repeat protein, with protein sequence MLSRLLYILLLAVPLFAADDYFFKANELYDQGKYKEAVPLYRAAIDEGRYEPFAWFNLGNALVQLDRKQVAMVAYRRTVELLPNFEKAWMLLGDLYYLADSPGDAIAAYRRAIELGVESDHVHFALAECYLKGRDWTLAQKNFERALQLNPDRMDAWYGLAEVYEKLGDYEYAIKTLQNALQMTATAGADVHFTLAYYYRSMDSTRQSLNEMENGILMDPENVSARRYLAQMYVKNNSPWMAIFTLEEGLRHNKGKAELNLDLGQIYFSQKRYDEAFESYMKAWLAGNSQGRIGAENVGHAFSNAGDYEKAESLYKRIREKR encoded by the coding sequence TTGTTAAGTAGATTGCTTTACATCCTTTTGCTCGCAGTCCCGCTTTTTGCGGCCGACGATTATTTCTTTAAGGCGAACGAACTTTACGACCAGGGAAAGTACAAGGAAGCGGTGCCGCTTTACCGAGCCGCGATTGACGAGGGCCGTTACGAGCCTTTCGCGTGGTTCAATCTGGGAAACGCCTTGGTGCAGCTTGACCGCAAGCAGGTCGCGATGGTCGCGTACAGGCGTACCGTGGAACTTCTGCCGAATTTCGAGAAGGCGTGGATGCTGCTGGGTGACCTCTATTACTTGGCCGATTCTCCGGGCGATGCTATTGCGGCTTACCGGCGCGCCATTGAACTCGGGGTGGAATCGGACCATGTGCATTTCGCGCTTGCCGAATGCTACCTGAAGGGGCGCGACTGGACGCTCGCCCAGAAAAACTTTGAACGCGCTTTGCAGTTGAACCCTGATCGCATGGATGCATGGTACGGGCTTGCCGAAGTTTACGAGAAGCTCGGCGATTACGAATACGCCATCAAGACTTTGCAGAATGCGCTCCAGATGACGGCAACCGCAGGGGCCGATGTGCATTTTACGCTTGCCTATTACTACCGCAGCATGGATTCGACGCGCCAGTCGCTGAACGAGATGGAAAACGGAATTCTGATGGATCCGGAAAACGTGTCCGCCCGTCGTTACCTCGCGCAGATGTACGTGAAGAACAATTCTCCGTGGATGGCTATATTCACGCTCGAAGAAGGCCTCCGCCATAACAAGGGAAAAGCGGAACTGAATCTTGATTTGGGTCAAATCTATTTCTCACAAAAACGTTACGACGAAGCGTTCGAAAGCTACATGAAAGCTTGGCTTGCAGGCAATTCACAGGGCCGCATTGGAGCCGAGAATGTGGGTCATGCATTTTCTAATGCCGGAGATTACGAAAAAGCAGAATCTCTCTATAAAAGGATACGTGAGAAAAGGTAA
- a CDS encoding energy transducer TonB has translation MLDFLAKYFRFPVAFVLSFVVSSVFFLAVPVLNALFFDKGVKAEKELDTVTEVEVLVSEKKPEVKQKVIRTIVNPNPFKISSNMGVSRSQNFQMDLSLARGAAGDGVAVGTGSMQNVVYEAGEVDEQAQVLKEVQPTFPARAKKLGISGYVKVMIVIDVYGDVSQASVMSMDPPGYGFDTEALKAIRQWKFSPAQLGGYPVAQKATKEFRFVK, from the coding sequence ATGCTCGACTTCCTCGCTAAATATTTCCGGTTCCCGGTGGCGTTCGTACTCTCCTTCGTGGTGAGTTCGGTTTTCTTCCTTGCCGTGCCGGTGCTGAACGCGCTGTTCTTCGACAAGGGCGTGAAGGCGGAAAAGGAACTCGATACCGTGACGGAAGTCGAGGTTTTGGTGAGCGAGAAAAAGCCCGAAGTCAAGCAGAAGGTGATTCGCACCATCGTGAATCCGAACCCGTTCAAGATTTCTTCGAATATGGGCGTCTCCCGTAGCCAGAATTTCCAGATGGACCTCTCGCTTGCGCGCGGTGCGGCAGGTGATGGTGTCGCCGTGGGGACGGGCTCGATGCAGAACGTGGTGTATGAAGCGGGTGAGGTGGATGAACAGGCGCAGGTTTTGAAGGAAGTCCAGCCGACTTTCCCGGCAAGGGCCAAGAAACTGGGCATCTCCGGTTACGTGAAGGTGATGATCGTTATCGACGTGTATGGCGACGTGTCGCAGGCGAGCGTGATGAGCATGGATCCTCCGGGATACGGATTCGATACCGAGGCGCTCAAGGCGATTCGCCAATGGAAGTTCTCTCCGGCGCAGTTGGGCGGATATCCCGTGGCGCAGAAGGCCACAAAGGAGTTCCGCTTTGTTAAGTAG
- a CDS encoding biopolymer transporter ExbD: MSFIRKRTRDAGGIDVSPMLDMVFILLIFFIVTSTFTRETGVDVTKPKASSSKELAKESILIGVTRQGTIHINETQVNLSTLQTVLRQMMAEAPDRPVIIVGDRDAPNGVVVDILDECNIAKVRKVSISANKEE, from the coding sequence ATGAGTTTTATTCGCAAGAGGACGCGCGATGCCGGTGGAATTGATGTTTCGCCGATGCTCGACATGGTCTTCATCCTGCTTATCTTCTTTATCGTGACTTCGACGTTTACCCGCGAGACGGGCGTGGACGTGACGAAGCCCAAGGCGAGTTCCTCGAAGGAACTGGCGAAGGAAAGCATTTTGATCGGCGTGACGCGCCAGGGGACGATCCATATCAACGAGACCCAGGTGAACCTCTCTACGCTGCAGACGGTGCTCCGCCAGATGATGGCCGAGGCGCCTGACCGTCCGGTGATTATCGTGGGCGACCGCGATGCTCCCAATGGCGTTGTGGTCGATATTCTCGACGAATGCAATATCGCCAAGGTCCGCAAGGTTTCCATTTCCGCAAATAAGGAGGAATAA
- a CDS encoding MotA/TolQ/ExbB proton channel family protein, whose protein sequence is MIAGVDQNSLFEAAVNILLRGGWVLAPIFLLGWFGWFLMIERYGYYFMLKGRSIAGFWRNLRKRGEDVAFEKLSSRPYGYFYSLVKDVREYRDLGPVAVRNAMEATRHSISVNLSKSLKTISTCAALAPMMGLLGTVSGMVHTFETIQQFGFGNPVLLADGISEALLTTQAGLLVAFPLMLAYNYLAGCVEKVEDEAWSEALKFESFAFENKGAELANPVAGDKPVEEEE, encoded by the coding sequence TTGATCGCAGGCGTCGACCAGAATTCGCTTTTTGAAGCTGCCGTGAACATCCTCCTCAGGGGAGGATGGGTGCTTGCGCCCATCTTCTTGCTCGGATGGTTCGGCTGGTTTTTGATGATCGAACGTTACGGCTACTACTTCATGCTGAAGGGCCGCTCTATTGCCGGGTTCTGGAGGAATCTGCGCAAGCGCGGCGAAGACGTCGCCTTCGAAAAGCTTTCGAGCCGCCCCTACGGCTATTTCTACTCGCTGGTCAAGGACGTGCGCGAGTATCGCGATCTGGGGCCTGTCGCCGTGCGCAATGCGATGGAGGCGACCCGCCACAGCATTTCGGTGAACCTTTCCAAGTCGCTCAAGACGATTTCTACCTGTGCGGCGCTTGCGCCGATGATGGGGCTCTTGGGTACGGTTTCGGGCATGGTGCATACCTTCGAGACCATTCAGCAGTTCGGCTTCGGTAACCCGGTGCTCCTCGCGGATGGAATTTCGGAAGCGCTGCTCACGACGCAGGCGGGGCTCCTGGTGGCTTTCCCGCTGATGCTTGCCTACAATTACCTCGCCGGCTGCGTGGAAAAGGTCGAAGACGAAGCCTGGAGCGAGGCGCTGAAATTTGAATCTTTCGCTTTTGAAAATAAGGGTGCCGAATTGGCCAACCCCGTCGCAGGTGACAAACCTGTGGAGGAGGAAGAATGA
- a CDS encoding MotA/TolQ/ExbB proton channel family protein yields the protein MFFANRHIAAAVVSIALLAPLSFAQQNSDIDAVKKRAELNSAKADLEEARKKRDMAVAARWKDRETANQEREMFNEKYQESKEKVDALMSERARLFEDVRVAREDLAQVKLQAEKARAEYLSLAAGPERLETLSKFQEQGVPFKVAERVEVQNKVKKEMALYRDDPLRIAKGVLDAARAEMAFTRETGVEKADLMFGTAVAQGDRMRLGGLYAMQMASTVDINGLHPAALMLPVAGEKKRVYSWQENLTPETKKNIAKVFGNVGDSAFVMVPVDVLLSTELSSELANHTETTWKDDLKQFFKNGGILMYPIVTLFALGLLIFLVKFIWLMVASFGGLSTRRALKALAAGDVEKARAQSAKSHGKVGKVLRTVLSKPYPGRESAEKALEELFSAEVPKIESGLTWVSVFASTAPLLGLLGTVMGMIELFDVITMHGTSDPKLLAGGISVALVTTEAGLIVAIPLQLLHTFLVNRCDALRSRMEKAGLAVLNALWIKEK from the coding sequence ATGTTTTTTGCCAATCGTCATATCGCAGCTGCCGTTGTTTCAATCGCTCTGCTTGCTCCGCTCTCTTTCGCTCAGCAGAATTCCGATATCGACGCAGTCAAGAAGCGCGCCGAATTGAACAGTGCGAAGGCCGACCTGGAAGAGGCCCGCAAAAAACGCGACATGGCTGTTGCCGCCCGCTGGAAAGACCGCGAGACGGCGAACCAGGAACGCGAAATGTTCAACGAGAAGTACCAGGAGAGCAAGGAAAAGGTGGATGCGCTCATGTCGGAACGCGCCCGCCTGTTCGAGGACGTGCGTGTGGCCCGCGAAGACCTGGCGCAGGTGAAGCTCCAGGCCGAGAAGGCCCGTGCCGAATACCTCTCGCTTGCCGCTGGTCCCGAACGCCTCGAGACGCTTTCGAAGTTCCAGGAACAGGGCGTGCCCTTCAAGGTGGCTGAACGCGTCGAAGTCCAGAACAAGGTGAAGAAGGAAATGGCGCTATACCGCGACGACCCGCTCCGCATTGCGAAGGGCGTGCTCGATGCCGCGCGTGCCGAGATGGCGTTTACCCGCGAGACCGGAGTCGAGAAGGCCGACCTGATGTTCGGTACTGCTGTCGCGCAGGGCGACCGCATGCGCCTGGGTGGCCTGTACGCCATGCAGATGGCGAGCACCGTCGATATCAACGGCCTCCATCCGGCGGCTTTGATGCTCCCGGTGGCGGGCGAAAAGAAGCGCGTCTACAGCTGGCAAGAAAATCTTACTCCCGAAACGAAGAAGAATATCGCGAAGGTGTTCGGCAACGTGGGCGATTCCGCGTTTGTCATGGTTCCCGTGGATGTGCTCCTGAGTACGGAACTTTCGAGCGAACTTGCGAACCACACGGAAACCACCTGGAAGGATGACCTGAAGCAGTTCTTCAAGAACGGCGGCATTCTGATGTACCCGATCGTGACCCTGTTCGCGCTCGGTCTCCTGATTTTCCTCGTGAAGTTCATCTGGCTCATGGTGGCGAGTTTTGGCGGGCTTTCTACGCGGCGCGCGCTCAAGGCGCTTGCTGCAGGCGATGTGGAGAAAGCGCGCGCTCAGTCCGCAAAGTCGCACGGCAAGGTCGGGAAGGTGTTGCGGACTGTGCTCTCGAAGCCCTATCCGGGCCGCGAGAGCGCGGAGAAAGCCCTGGAAGAGCTGTTCTCAGCCGAGGTCCCGAAAATCGAGTCTGGCCTTACGTGGGTTTCCGTGTTCGCCTCTACCGCGCCGCTGCTCGGCCTTCTGGGTACGGTGATGGGTATGATTGAACTTTTCGACGTCATCACGATGCATGGCACCAGCGATCCGAAGCTTCTCGCCGGCGGTATTTCCGTTGCCCTCGTGACGACCGAGGCGGGCCTTATTGTCGCTATCCCGCTGCAGTTGTTGCACACGTTCCTCGTGAACCGTTGCGATGCGTTGCGCAGCCGCATGGAAAAGGCTGGCCTTGCCGTGCTCAACGCCCTCTGGATAAAGGAAAAGTAA
- a CDS encoding DUF3450 family protein translates to MKSYIPKFLVCLGLCSVMAFAQETVESVRRQIKAVEAETSREKSMHDAEKKRHAEFVEVGRKKVQALATQNKTLKAEIDSLKAELNHISDARQKTMGTIRWFEGRKTKYNESLAKVIDSLVPVFESDFPYRNEETVNSVKEIADQLHKGVIEADDALNRTLEVFYDRIRLGYTTEVWKGFLQVDARSVPGTYLRYGAVASIFVSNDGNDVLWLARTADGGYSWKNVSDDLAMRTVLKDVMKVAEGKTAPRLVTIPVAFPKEGE, encoded by the coding sequence ATGAAGTCTTATATCCCGAAATTCCTAGTTTGCCTTGGGCTGTGCTCCGTGATGGCTTTCGCGCAGGAGACTGTCGAAAGCGTCCGTCGCCAGATAAAGGCGGTCGAGGCGGAAACCTCACGCGAAAAGAGCATGCATGATGCCGAAAAGAAACGTCATGCCGAATTTGTCGAGGTCGGACGCAAGAAGGTCCAGGCCCTCGCTACGCAGAACAAGACGCTCAAGGCCGAAATCGATTCCCTGAAGGCGGAACTGAACCACATTTCCGATGCTCGCCAGAAGACGATGGGGACCATCCGCTGGTTCGAAGGTCGCAAGACGAAGTACAATGAATCGCTCGCGAAGGTCATCGATTCGCTCGTGCCCGTTTTCGAGTCGGACTTCCCGTACCGGAACGAGGAAACGGTCAACAGCGTGAAGGAAATTGCCGACCAGCTCCACAAGGGCGTTATCGAGGCGGACGACGCCTTGAACCGTACGCTCGAAGTTTTCTATGACCGCATCCGTTTGGGCTATACGACCGAGGTCTGGAAGGGATTCTTGCAGGTGGATGCCCGCAGCGTTCCGGGGACTTATTTGCGCTATGGCGCAGTGGCTTCGATATTCGTGAGCAACGACGGGAACGATGTGCTGTGGCTTGCCCGCACCGCCGATGGCGGATACTCCTGGAAGAACGTGTCTGACGACCTTGCGATGCGCACCGTCTTGAAGGACGTGATGAAGGTCGCTGAAGGGAAGACCGCGCCGAGGCTCGTGACTATTCCGGTCGCCTTCCCGAAGGAGGGTGAATAA
- a CDS encoding ankyrin repeat domain-containing protein produces MKKSLLGICGLGLALSLVACGEDVNFKEPASVQKFLANSDPQGVRKALEINHIGFNANNFINYAFNSDTLMMTVFLKASFEIDAAADNGNNAVAIAANKGNMMVLNYLFNNGAKANVKNSNGEAVLDNAVMMGNKDVVALLLQQLKKEGADPASLGTAVLIAAKTGKVDMLQVLAEAGAPLDNRGPDGYLPIHWTVKNGNYDAMVYLIEKGADVNAKCGQGYSVLDWATNEGYTRLIKALKKAGAKNTPQYFKDSKK; encoded by the coding sequence ATGAAGAAATCACTTCTCGGAATTTGTGGCCTCGGTCTCGCCTTGTCTCTTGTCGCCTGTGGCGAAGACGTCAACTTCAAGGAACCTGCCTCTGTGCAGAAGTTCCTTGCCAATAGCGATCCCCAGGGTGTCCGCAAGGCTCTTGAAATCAATCACATTGGCTTCAATGCGAACAACTTCATCAACTATGCCTTCAACAGCGATACGCTTATGATGACCGTGTTCCTGAAGGCCTCTTTTGAAATTGATGCCGCTGCCGATAACGGCAACAACGCTGTCGCTATTGCCGCGAACAAGGGCAACATGATGGTGCTGAACTACCTCTTCAATAACGGTGCGAAGGCCAACGTCAAGAATAGCAACGGTGAAGCCGTCCTCGATAATGCCGTGATGATGGGCAACAAGGACGTGGTCGCCCTCCTCCTCCAGCAGCTCAAGAAGGAAGGCGCTGATCCGGCATCTCTCGGTACCGCAGTGCTTATCGCAGCCAAGACAGGCAAGGTCGACATGCTCCAGGTGCTCGCTGAAGCTGGCGCTCCGCTCGACAACCGCGGCCCGGATGGCTACCTCCCGATTCACTGGACTGTGAAGAATGGTAACTACGACGCCATGGTGTACCTCATCGAGAAGGGTGCCGACGTGAACGCCAAGTGCGGCCAGGGCTACTCCGTGCTCGACTGGGCTACCAACGAAGGCTACACCCGCCTGATCAAGGCCCTGAAGAAGGCCGGCGCCAAGAATACTCCGCAGTACTTCAAGGACTCCAAGAAGTAA